The window AATGTGATTACGGTGAAAAGGGAACCTTTAGCGTTAGTACAGGACACCATAAATGCGGTCAAGGTTGCCACTGCCGCTACGCCAACAGTACCGAAAAATAATACATAAACCAGCTGACTCCATAAATGAACTTCAATATTGAGGAAAATAAGAAAGAGTGGGATAAGCAGTGCCGTCACCAATTGTAACAAAAGAATATTAAATAACAGCTTTCCTGCTAATACGGCTTGGCCATTCGCGTACAGGCGCAGTGTAAATAATGTTCCTGCCTCCTGCTCATAAACAAAGGTTCTTGCTAGTCCTGCCATAGCACAAAAGAAGAGAATTATCCATAACAGCATGGCCGCAATGGAGGAAGAAATAGCAGCTCCGGCAAGTGTCATACTAATGCCGGACAGCGTGACCAGTGTGAACATAGTCAGTGTGCCAAGGGCGTAACGGGTACGAAATTCACAGAGAAGATCCTTATATAATATAGCCCAAGCTGAATTAGGCCAGGTTAATTTTTTGGTGTGCATAGTTAGCTTCCTCCGCCTCATTTGTGGCAAGAATGATGGAAGTGCTGCGGGTTAGAGCCTTATGGATAAGGTCGGCAACCAATTTTTTACCGGCAGTATCCAGGTTGGAAGACGGTTCGTCCAAGAGCCAAAGTGGAGGATTTAGGACTAATAGCAGAGCAAATTTTAGACGTTGGCGCATGCCTGTGGAATAATTTATAACGGGTTCATGTGCCTGACCAGATAGTCCTACTCGCTGCAAAGAGGCCATAATAAATTCAGGCAGAGCAGCCATTCCGGAAGCTTTGGCTATGAAGTCGATGTTTTCGTAGCCTGTTAGGGACTTATAAAATACCAGTTCTGGCGAAACAAAACCGATGTACTTTGCTCGTTCGCAGGGGCTAATCAGCCGGTTAGCGTTACAACGCAGATTAATTTTTCCAGAGCTTGTCTTGACCAGTCCGCTTATAATTTTTAGCAAGGTTGATTTGCCAGAGCCGTTTGGTCCTGTGACTGTCAGACATTCCCCGGGCAATAGTTTTTTAGATATATTACGGAAAAGACATTTATTTTCGTAATACTTAGTTACATCAACTAATTCTACGGTTACGCTATGTTCCATAGGCCAGCCCCGCTTTATTAAACGATAGGCCCGGCGGATTGCCCGGGCCTATCGCATGTTGGATTTTACGTTAGATTAATAGGCACCTTTTTTAAAACTAGGCGGCAAATTACGCATCCAGGAGAATCCGTGGCATTGGGAACACATAACCTTAGATTCCCGATGCATACTGTGGCATTTATTACAGTCTTGTTCGCCTTGATGTGAATCATGTGGATTGGAATGATCTGCCTCAAAGTTTGTTTTGGCAATAACATCCGTCATATTATGACATTTTAAACACATTTCTTTAGGAAACTCTCTTTTTTTCATGGGGTCTTCATAATCGCCGGTAATTTGTTTGAAGCCCTCTTCAGCCTGCTGGTCAAAAGAGGGAGTGTGGCAATCGTGACAGTTTACTCCCGCTTTGGCATGAGCGTTTGCCAGATAAGTACTATTTTTCCATGAGTCATAATATGATTGCATATTGTGACAATTAGCACAGAATTCCGGTTTGTCACTCATTTTTTGAGCGGCCATAGCGCCAGCAATTGCGATTAGGAGAAGAACCAATAAAATAATAAGTATTTTTTTTCGGGACAAATTCCCCAAAATACTTCGAGCTTGGTTTGACTGTTGATGCATTGTATCATTCTCCTTTCATCAAAATAGTTCAGTTTGCTCATATTAGTTTCCTAACTATTTTAATATACATAATGTACTTTATATTGTCTTTGTCATTTTGCACAGTAATTTTTAAGAATTATTATACAAACCGCTATAATAGTAGGTGCTGCTGAAGGCGGACTAGTTGCTGGCTGCGGCGGTAATAAAGGAGGAGGCCGCAGAAATATTACAAAACAAAAGCAGCTTGGGAAGCCGCAGCTTCTCCCCTTGCCGACAAAGATAGCAGAGAACCGTCATAACAATGGATAACAGATAATACGTAAAAATTCCGACTTATAATACAATATAAAGCACTAATAGATTATGCGAAAATTTGTATAAATGCAAAATGACGAACAAAATAGAACATGATACCATAAACTTGGAAATTATATTAAGGAGGAGTTACGATGAAGAAACAAGTTGCAATATTGGTATCAATGGCTGTTTTGTCAATGGCGAGTTCTGTGTATGCCGCTCCAGCAGATAATAACGTAGAAGCAGAAATTGCTGCATTAAAAGACCGAATTTTAGTTTTAGAAAAACAGGTAGCGGAAAATAAGACGACAGCTACAAAAGAAGCTGTGGCCAAGCCAGATCCCAATCAAATAAAAATAACGGGGGATGTACGTGTTCGCTATGAATACGCAAAAGATAGGCCTGAATCGCCGGAATCATATAACCGTGTACGGTTAAATATGTTTAAACCACTTACCGATAAGCTGTTTTTTAGCGGTCGGATTGAATCAGAAAATCATGCCGGCGGCGATAGCGATATTTCTGTAACGCAAGCATTTATTGGCGGTAAAGGACTGGGGGCAGATGCATTCATTGCAGGACGTATTCCTCTGTATCTCGGGCAAGGGCTAATCAATGGGATTGGCGCGGAAGGCAATGTGACGACAGGTGCTGATGGAATGGCGTACCTAAAGAAGTTTGGTGATTTTAAGGTGACTGCAGCCGGTGGTAAAGCGGGAAATATCTCATATCCAACT is drawn from Veillonellales bacterium and contains these coding sequences:
- a CDS encoding heme exporter protein CcmB, with the translated sequence MHTKKLTWPNSAWAILYKDLLCEFRTRYALGTLTMFTLVTLSGISMTLAGAAISSSIAAMLLWIILFFCAMAGLARTFVYEQEAGTLFTLRLYANGQAVLAGKLLFNILLLQLVTALLIPLFLIFLNIEVHLWSQLVYVLFFGTVGVAAVATLTAFMVSCTNAKGSLFTVITFPLLLPQFLTAIAATGQILADTIPGWNECFFLAGYDATVIAAASLLFDYLWYD
- the ccmA gene encoding heme ABC exporter ATP-binding protein CcmA, translating into MEHSVTVELVDVTKYYENKCLFRNISKKLLPGECLTVTGPNGSGKSTLLKIISGLVKTSSGKINLRCNANRLISPCERAKYIGFVSPELVFYKSLTGYENIDFIAKASGMAALPEFIMASLQRVGLSGQAHEPVINYSTGMRQRLKFALLLVLNPPLWLLDEPSSNLDTAGKKLVADLIHKALTRSTSIILATNEAEEANYAHQKINLA
- a CDS encoding cytochrome c3 family protein, coding for MHQQSNQARSILGNLSRKKILIILLVLLLIAIAGAMAAQKMSDKPEFCANCHNMQSYYDSWKNSTYLANAHAKAGVNCHDCHTPSFDQQAEEGFKQITGDYEDPMKKREFPKEMCLKCHNMTDVIAKTNFEADHSNPHDSHQGEQDCNKCHSMHRESKVMCSQCHGFSWMRNLPPSFKKGAY